GTTATCAGTCATGTAAGGAGCTGGTGTGAAAGCCTCAGTGGTCCACTTACTGATGACATGAAAGGATGAAATGCAAGCACGCAGGAACTGACCCAAGTGACTTTTAACTGATTTGGTGCTTTAGAGATTTGTTTTGCTCATATTGTGTGATGTCCTGTTGCGTTAaaggctgtttttctctgttactgtatattaaactgaaaatatatcaataaacaGCTCATTACTCTGACTGTGTGAGGAAAGATCAATCAAATAGTTGAATTTGAAAGTGTATTTCACACATCATCCGTAGTCCAGTCACTGATCAATGGGCTGTTTTGATGCAAGGTTTTAGTAGATCACATGGAAAACATCCCTGACTTTTGTTGGCATAACATGTAAGTTCTGATGTTATAGAAGTTTATAGTAATAGTACTTCAGATTTTCTGGCTCAGAGTGTCACTGATCACCTAGAAAACCTTCAGGTCCACAGAATGAacacagtataataataataataataattaataaagtCTCTGTGAATATGAAAACTGTAACGACTGTGAAAACTGAGTCCTACAGCATTTTTTCCAGGGACATCCATGcaagataaaagataaatggtttataacttAATAATTCTTTGCAAATATGATATGAATACAAAGTCATAACTTCTCCTTGGCTGAGCAGAGTTCAGAAAGAACTGgaactttctttgtttattAGTGAACAAAATTCAAGGACTTTGCTTCTTTCTGAATTTGAGTTCatatgtcacattttttaatgtagtttattatttgttatttgtaatAGTTTTGAATAGATGAGGATATcatttctttcatctctttcagGTCCTACTCTATTGTACTCTATGTGAACATTTTatattatctgtgtgtgttctctgttaTGTTATCAGATAATATTTTGTAATAAGAATGACAATTTTTTGTtgactgttaaaaaatgtaatatttcctGCATTTACTTCATGATTTCTATGATCTGTGGTGTGATtttagacagaaagaaagagaagtcACATATTCAAACAAAAGATTTCCAAATAGGATGCACCTGTGTATTCTTACTCTTTATTTCTTGCCTCCTCTGAGAAGCGTTTTATCAGCTCAAATGTACTTTTGTATGGTGCACCTTGACTGAATCCGGTTGTGAATGGAGGCCTTCAGTCTGTCCTCAAAACATGGCAAGAGGATGCATGAATAAGAGACGTGTCCCACTGTGCATACTTAACGTCCCCTTACTGTCATCCACTTCATTATTTCACAAGTTCATGTGACTCTCAGCTGTGCCTGAGGATGTCCACCAGTCACTTGAGATTGATTCACCCCTTCACTCCCTCCTCCACTGACATTTCACTGACACCCTCTTGAGAGTGAGGATTTGAGGAAATTCAAATTTGCAGGATTAATGAGGCCGACTACTGACTCTAAGACATGACTGGTTTCACCTCAAGGGATCAGGATGTGATCTGGTGAACAGCTGAGGTACTGGAATCAACAGATTGAGCCTCAGCAGCCTCATGTGGAGCCTTGATGTCACACAACACGTGACCTCACGTGTGCTGAAGCCTTGTCCGAAGCTACGTCTGACCACTTTGCTTGCTCCTTTGTGTGCACTTTGGAATAAGCAGCTTATAGTTCTTCCTCTTAAAGCTAACACCCATCACAATATTTTATCCACCCACACAAGAAAAAAGGCAGAGGGCTTTAATTTCATAGCTTTCTCCCACTGTGATGAAAAGGGAAATTCAGGTTATAGTCCATGCACACTCCGAACCTCTTTGCTCACCCAGAGGTGGAATAGTGAGGTTATTGCTTCTCACAGCTTATTGCTTTTCCTGTTATTGTTTGTCCCAGCGCCTCTTGATTACAGCGCTATCTCACTGAGGGGAATAGGATGAATAATTATGTGACAGCCTCTTACATGTGAACCTGGTCAGCTGGCTGTCGGTATTATGAAACGGACATTCTTCTCATTGCTTTGTGTATAACATCTCATTTTAGTCCAGCAGTGCTTTGCTTTTACTCTCTTAGTAGCTCATGTTATTTATCTTTCATCAAGGCTCATAGTGAAAATAACCTTGAATTTTGAGCTGACACTTTCTGAGactcatttttacattttcatattttctttctcaaGTTCTTCTCTCCTTTTGGGCCTATATGCTAgcatctctctgcctctctctctgccccaccatctttctctctctctctctctctttgatgATGGGGTATTTCTATTCTGTGGGGGCTGTGAGCTCAGCgagtttgtttctgtgtctatAATCCCCTCTCTCTGGGCGCCAGCATATAAAAGCAGCAAGGGGCCCGATGCACTCTCACACAGACCACCAGTCCCACTCCTGAGTCTACTCCTTTACGCACACACTGCCACAGGTAAGACAGTggacaaacatacagaaaagaaaagaaagaaggggaGGTAGACAGAGACTAATTTAATAACTAATAATGAGAACAAGCAAGGATTACAGTTCAAGCTAAAGATGTGAAAGTCAAACATTTCAGGTGAAATGTGAATTTCTATCGTGCAAATCCAGTAGCTGCCATAAAATGCACTGCGGCCTGTTTAAGTCTCTTATATTCAGAATAAATATTTATTCTGAGATTAAAGTAACTAATGCTTAAATGTTGACTGATGGAATCTAAAATATAACTTAAAACACAGCATTAAGGGTCCTTTCTTAATTGAGGTTAACACTTCACTTGAGAATAATGCCAGTTTAAgtctttataaatgttttaaaaatatgtgtgtgtatatatatatatatatatatatatatatatatatatatatatatgtaatatacaCTTATTTTAAAAGTACTGTTTTTTGTGGATTTGCATTAGTAGGTGAGTATGACGTCAGTAGAATATACttgatttgtttattataaatatCAGTGTAAAGCCAGTTCAGTGACAAGATGGTAATTTGTGTTGTGAAGTTTGTACTGAATTCAGCTTTGTTAGTTATTATAGaaaaaatattgtgtgtgtgtctgtgtgaggggaggtgttatgtgttttttctttcttgctgaaGGGAAGATAATCTAAAATTTTGGACTTTAATTCTCACTTTATTTCGcattttaacagaaacaaaactagggtaaagtaaaattatttttttttaaaatggaaagGTGTCCTGTAATGACGATGATAGCTCTTGGTTCAAAAGTAAAGAACTGATGTAATATTTGATAAACCGGATGCATAATTTTGTTTGCCATAATTTTGGTAATTGCTAATTCCACTTCTATTATGGTGTTTGGCGGCTAtgtgaaaattattatttttccattaaCATATTAAGGTTTAAATTGGAATACACCATCTTAAATATTTGAGATACTGTGGGGAGGGTGCTGTGAGTTTTCTCTTAGTCAAGGGGAGGtttcaaagaaaataataatgctGAAGAGGGccttgctttttaaaaaaatgaaataaaatgtttagcCCGCTTCCCCACTCTGATAATTTTGTACAGTCCCTAAAActgttcttctcttctctcagtCACCATGTCTGCTGGAGGAGAGAAATCCAAGTCTGCTTCCCAGACTGACGGAAAGGCTGCTCAGAACAAGATGTCTGAGATGGGCATGATGTCTTACAAGgtacattacacacacatgcaatagATGATCAAACATCCACAAATATATCATAGTCTTTTGTCACACAGTGTGAAGCAGCTGGCCTCACACTAACAGTTTACCTCCTGGGCTGATGTCTATTATCACAACCTGCTAGTTCTTATAGCTCTGTGAGGGGGCGGTTGACAACtacaactgacagaaaaatacaatGTGAGGCCTCTGTACATTAAGTCAACTGTAGCTGTCAAAACAACACACTTTTACTACACTTCTTAtctttctcctctgtccttCCTTCCTGTGTCTACTCTCCTCagttgttgctcttgactttctCACCTccattctcattttttttttctacctctcCCAACCATCCAGATGTGTGTGTACGACCAGGAGAACTTCCAGGGCCGCTGTATGGAGATCACTGGagagtgtatgaatgtgtgtgacatGGGATTGGACAGAGTGCGCTCCCTGCGCGTTGAAAGTGGACCGTAAGTCACTAGTACCTTTACAGCCACACACATCCACCCACACATGCAAGAAACATACTGTACCCAGCACCCACACTCGTTCGCTGAGCACAGTTTTCACAGTTGTACCTTCCCATTATCTGACATTTCACACTTTGCATTTTAGGCATTCAGCTGATGCTTTTATCCTGAGTGATTTGCAGAGAGTGCAGCAGTGGAGTGAATTCAAATACCTAAATTACATACATAACAAAGCAACAAACAGCAGGGATTGTGATGAAAGCAGTGCAGTAATTTCAGTGTGTTGtccaataaaatgaaaagaatataAGGACTAAGGAGATTTTGTCAAATTAAGAGCAAATAACCACCttcactctcctctctttcaTGTGACCTTTCCTTCCCTCTTCAGCTTTGTGGGCTTTGAGCAGATAAACTTCTGTGGTGAGATGTTCATCCTGGAGAAGGGCGAGTATCCCCGCTGGGACTCCTGGACCAACAGCCAGAAGAATGACTACCTGCTGTCCTTCAGGCCTGTCCGCATGGTAAAACCCTCTGTCTGTTTGATCATACTGAGAACGAAATGCTCTCCTGACTTTGACACCTTGTATCTGTCCACTTATCTTAAGATTTATCCACATTTTCCATACTCTTAAGGGTGTTTTGCTCTACTTTTCTTCATCTTCGTCTGTATCTGCCTGTTTTCCAACTGCTGtcccctcttttttctttctacatTATCTTCCAGGATCCTGAGAAGCATAAGATCTGCCTGTATGAGGTCGGAGAGTTCAAGGGCCGTAAGATGGAGATCATGGACGACGATGTTCCCAGCCTGTTCTCCTACGGTTTTACCGACAGAGTTGGCAGCATCATGGTCAGCTGTGGAACGTGAGTATTGTGACAACATGTTACAAGCAGGTTTTAAagtaatagtttgacattttgggaaatacatttatttcctttctcgccaagagttagatgagaagattgataccacccACATGTCTATCTGATAAAAGGGAAACAACCGCCAgcagtcagttagcttagcttagcataaaaactggaaacagctaacctggctcaTTCCGAAAGTAACAAAACTTCTACAAAAATTtctgaagctcactaattaatgtGTTATATCTTGTTAATTTAATACGTAAAAAATGTAAGTGTTGAAACGACAAGTTGTGATTTTATGCagggttatgtgctggactatttcttggccacgtgcagtgacttcctggagtcctGTTGTCAATGTGTGGTTAACAGGCaccccataaaaccacaacttgttgtttttacactttggtttttgtacaacAAACTAGATGTGTTAGTTAGTGAGCTTTGCTGGAAGGCAGATTTTGCTGActtgacagagccaggctagctgtttccccctatttgcagcctttatgctaagctaagctaaccagctgcttcTGGCTGTaccttcatatttaccatactGACACAAGAGTGGTATCTCAACTCATCTAATTCATGGCAAAGAAGagaataagcgtatttcccaaaatatcaaaccaTTCCTTCAAACACCAAGAAAACTTGCCTCTGGTTTTTATGTCCTGCTGTGAAGCTGTAACTCAGCTATTGCAAATAATTTCTCAACCTGCAACTCTAGATTGTTAAATcatacatattttatgttttggctACAAACATTACACCCTGCTTTTGCAACAGCTACGTCAAAAAGTCCAGCTTCGTGTACTCCTGCATGTGTCAGACTATTCGTGACATGATTGTCAAActgagagaaacagcagcataaTCACCAACTATCTGAGTGCTCTAAGTGTTTGCCTGGGAGTGAGCTCAGGAATAGAGGCTTTTTCATCAGCAGCTAGCTGAGGGTGTCATGAACGTCAGCAGCTCAGTGCCTCTGTGCTCTCAGGGGTGTAGCAGCAGACAAGGTTTCTTAACTGCTGTGATTAGTTCATTTGTAGCACTTCCCGCTGCCTGAACCAAACAGCTGGGGGGCACACTGCCCCTCGGCTTGGTGTCTGACAGCAAGACAAACAGATCAATGTCATTATTTGTTAAAAGATGTATGTCCTCCttgttttctctgcatctgTCTTTCTAGCATCTTTCTTTCACATTTCACTTGTCTGTTACACATCATTCAgccttgtgttttgtgtctttaaatCAATTTTCCTGTAATTTTCTCTGTTCAATCACAAACTTTTATCCTACTCAAATTCTATGTTGTGATTACTCCTGTAAGCTTGCAATCCACCTCTtctatgaaaatgtaaattcaatttctttcccctcttctcttcctctattTCTCTCCAGTTGGGTGGGTTACCAGTTCCCTGGCTACCGTGGCAGTCAGTACCTGCTGGAGAAGGGTGACTTCAGGCATTTCAATGAGTTTGGCGCCCGCTCTCCCCAGATGCAGTCCATTAGGCGCATCCGCGACATGCAGTGGCACCCACACGGCTGCTACACTGTGACCTCCAAGTGAAACCCAGCGAGGGCGAGGAAGAGAGGGATCCGAGGAGAAATGGAGGTCGAGGGAGGGCACAGAGATGGAAGCGGAGGAGGGAGgatgaagaag
The DNA window shown above is from Thunnus maccoyii chromosome 2, fThuMac1.1, whole genome shotgun sequence and carries:
- the crybb1l2 gene encoding crystallin, beta B1, like 2 encodes the protein MSAGGEKSKSASQTDGKAAQNKMSEMGMMSYKMCVYDQENFQGRCMEITGECMNVCDMGLDRVRSLRVESGPFVGFEQINFCGEMFILEKGEYPRWDSWTNSQKNDYLLSFRPVRMDPEKHKICLYEVGEFKGRKMEIMDDDVPSLFSYGFTDRVGSIMVSCGTWVGYQFPGYRGSQYLLEKGDFRHFNEFGARSPQMQSIRRIRDMQWHPHGCYTVTSK